ATGTCAGAGGAACTTGATGAACGTAGGCCTATTATCTATCAGAGTAATCCTTTGGTAGAAGGACGACAACCATTTGGAGCAATAGAAATGCGCCTCTTTTTACTGGCTTTGCAACATGTAAACCCACATGTGTCGAAAAATGATAAATTTTATGACGAGGCATTTAAGGATTTAAGATTATCTCCGGGACAAGTAAAGAAAGTTTTTGGTCATGGTGAATATCTCAATAGACTAGAATCTATATGTGATGGAATGGCAGAAAAGGTAGTTACACTTCGTGATAGTGATGGAGGTTTTACCAAATATCCTATATTTGGACGTATAAAATACAGGCCCGAAGATGGATTGTTAATCAAATTCAATGAGGATATGCGCCCGTTGATATTAGATATACTAGAATCAGGACGTGGCTATACTAAATTAGATGCTAAACAACTTTTTGGCCTTCATTCAGCTTATGCTGTAAGATTATTGGAGCTGATGTTACAATATCGTGGCATGATGCAAAATAATATAATTACAAGAAATATAGCAATTGAAGACCTGAGATTTCTCATGAATATAGAAGATGGGAAATATAAGCATGTTGGTTCATTTGTACAAACAGTCATAGAAACACCTATTAATGACATAAACCAGAGTACAGAATATAATATTAGTTATGAAAAAGTGAGAAATGGTAGGAAGATAATAGGATTTATTTTTTCTTTGGATTGCAGTGAGGTTACGGCCAGCCAAGATGTTCAAAGAAATATACAGTTGGAGATGACGCCTAGTAAAAAGGAAAGGCATGGTTTATCAATTAAGGTCGTAACGCAGCTAACAACATTATGTGGAAGTAATGAGGAATTTGAAAAAAGAATGGAGCATGCGTTGAAATTAGCTGAACAAAGAAAACCCGAAAATTTACAGGGATTCTTGTATAATGCTATAAAAGAAAACTACAGACAACAAGATTTAGATACGCAAGCTGCGATAGAACGTGAGTTGACGGCTATAAAAGAAAACAATGAATGGGAACAAGTAGCGAAAAAGTTGTTTGGTGGTGAAGTCGCTATAGATGAGTCGAAGGAAGAAATACCTTTTGATAAGAAAAATAAAATAGAGGCTGCGATAGTGAAGGTAATATGCAAAGAACTTCGTGATAGAAAACTATCATTTACATCGCGTAGTCGTTTAGAAGACCATAACATGAGTGTTGAGAGGTTTTTAGAGCTATATGCCTGATTCTATAAGGAATACACAAGGTATTTAACAGCTATAAGAAGGTAAAAATAATGTTGCCAAACTGTGTAATTTCAGTTTGATAACATTATTTTTATTGTTAAATTACAGTTATTTTAACGTTAAAATAACATTATATATACATTGACATTTATGTAAATATAATGTATAGTAATAGTAAAAATAGTGTAATGGTAGTGTTAGATAGAGGGGGATTTAGCATGCGGGTAGTAGTTTTTAGCAATAAGAAAGGCGGCGTAGGTAAGACGACCAGCGCTTTAGCAACGGCAGCAGGCTTAGTAAAAGCAGGCTATAAAGTATTAGCTATAGATATGGATGGTCAGGGGAATTTTGGTGTTTCTTCTGGGGGAGAAAAAAACGTAAAAGGAACATACGATTTCTTAAAAGGGGATTCATTAGAGACCGTATTACAAAGCAATGGAGTATATGATTTTATAGCTGGAGATAAGCGGCTATCTAATGCAGAGGCCGATTTCCCTAGAATTGGTTCGGAAAGTCTATTAAGAAAGGCTTTGAAAAAGGTTGCAGGTTATGATTTTGTGATTATTGATACACCGCCTGCTATGGGGTTATTAACACTTAATGCATTGGTGGTAGCAGATGACTTAATAATTTGTGCGCAGAGCGATGCATATTCAGTGGCTGGATGTATGGAGCTTTTTGGCAATGTTGAGCTTGTTCGTGAGAACTATAACGAAAATCTAAATATAGCGGGGATTTTGCTTACAAGATATTCAACTCAAACCAATATATCTAAACAGATGTTACCTCTTTATGAACAGGCAGCCCAGGTTATGGGGGCAGTGGTATTTAATACTAAGATTCGAGAAAATATTAAACTGACAGAATCACAGGTTATGAATAAACCTATATATAAGTATGCTCCTGATAGCAATGGGGCAAAAGATTATGAAGCATTTTTAAATGAATATTTGGAAGGAATGAAGAATAATGGCTGAGAGTTTAGATGTTGCATCTATGATTGATACAGATTTTTCTGCTCATGTAAAGGCGCAAAAAAAAGCTAAAAAAGATAACAAAAAAGAAACAGATATAGATAATGGTTCAGTAAAGAAGACTAAACGTCGTCCTAGGGTAAAGAAGGAATATAAGCGTGTATCTGCGTATATTACACCTGAACAGTATCAGAAGCTAGACGAGCTTGCAACCATGAGCAAACATAGCTTAACCGATACAATAGGAGAAGCTATTGACGCTTATTATAATGTTATAAAAAGGCGTAGAAAAAGTAACTAAAAAGTTATTATACTGTTATAAAACTGTTTAATAACAGTATAATAACTTTTATTTTAACGTTAAGTTTAATGTATAAAAACACTTATATAGTGCTGATATAAGGGGCAGTGCTATGGATGTAAACAATAAGTTAGGAATAGAAGATTCGCTGTATTTAGCTCATGAAGAAGAACGATTGACGAAGAAACGTGCCCTTGAATTGCATGATAAAAGAATGTTGTATGAATTTGAGGTTGGCACTTTTGCAGGCTTGAAATCAATACATGGATATTTGTTTCAGGATGTCTACGCATTTGCCGGGAAGTTGCGTACAGTCAATATAACAAAAGGATATTTTCGATTTGTACCAGTATTGTATTTAGCGGAGGCGCTTTGTAATATTGATAAAATGCCGCAGAATACCTACGAGCAGATTATTGATAAGTATATTGAAATGAATGTTGCTCATCCCTTCCGTGAAGGAAATGGCCGCAGCACTCGCATTTGGCTGGATGTCATCTTAAAAAAAGAACTGGGTCAGGTCATTGACTGGAGTAAAATCGATAAAGAAGATTATCTTTTCGCCATGGAGCGCAGTCCTGTTCGCAATAAAGAAATAATGATGCTGCTAAAAGAAGCGTTGACCAATCATATTGATGACCGACAAGTATATATGAAAGGCATTGATGCTTCCTACAAATATGAAGGTTACAGCACCTACAAAATTGAAGATTTATAAAATCCCGTGTTGGATAAGTTGGATATATTGGATATGTTGAACAACATATCCAATATATCCAACTTATCCAACACCTGTAAGAGGACTTTTTTATGAAACTTCCTATTGGAATTGAAGATTTCGCCATGCTAAGGCAAAATAATTACTATTTTGTCGATAAAAGCCTTTTTATCAAGGATTTACTGGATAGATCACCTAAAGTGCTGGTAATGACACGCCCTCCACGGTTTGGCAAGAGCTTACTTCTGTCTATGCCCAAATACTTCTTTTCATCAGAATACGGCAAAGGAAACCGCCACCTCTTTGACGGCTTGGCTATTGAACAGGCTGGAAGCCCATATATGGATGAACAAGGGGAAAAACCTGTGGTTATGATTTCTCTAAAGGAATGCAGGGGAACTACCTGGGCGCAAATGCTGGAGAATCTAAAAAGTAAAATGGCCGCTCTTTATCAGCAGTATATGTTCCTGATGAAAAATAAAGCGATAAGAGACGTTGAGCGCCGGTACTTCACCGCCATTTGTAATAAGAGCAGCAATACGGCAAGCCTTGAAATCTCTCTACAACAGCTTCTTCAATTTATCAAACAACACTACCATAAACCAGTTGTTTTACTAATAGATGACTATGATATGGTAATTCAACAAGCCTGGGAAAATGATTTTTACACAGAAGCCTGCACCTTTATGGGAAATTTCCTTGGCAGCGCCCTAAAAACCAATCCAGCATTGGATTTTGCCCTGCTGGCCGGTGTATTAGGCATACCTGATAATAATTTTTTTCTCGGCCTGAACAATGTTGTTACCAGCAGTGTCGTAAACGAATCGTATCCCACAACCATGGGCTTTACTCGTGATGAAGTTACCAAGCTGGCATCTACCTTTGGACAGAAGCAACGATTACCTGAAATAGCGCAATGGTACGGTGGTTACCATTATGCTGGAATGGAAATTTACAATCCTTGGTCAGTGATAAGCTATTTTGCCAACCATTGCCGTTCACAGTCTTACTGGGATATTACCATCAACCAAGCTATGCTCAAACAACTTATCCCTAAAGCTAGCCATGAACAGTATAACAGCTTGTTACAACTGCATGAAGGACAGAATATCACAGCTGTCATTGAAGATGGAAGTTTTTACGAAGATGTTGGCATAGACGCTCTTTATACGTTACTGCTAATCAGTGGGTGCCTGACCGCTGAATCCAGCCATTGGGGACCTGCAGGCCAAGAATGTACATTGGTCATTCCCAATAAGGAAACTCATATATTATATAGGCAGGAAATATTTCGTCATATAAGCTAATACATAGCGATTTCCTATACCCCAAAGTGTATAGATTGTATATACAGTATATACGGCTAACCCCTTTTATTATAAGGGATTAGCCGTGTTTTAATTATCTTATGGCCTCTTGCTTCCAGTTATCATCCCAGCGAAGGTAGAACAGTAGAAAAGGGTCGAGAATATACAGGGTGCTGTTTTTCCATTCTAAGGCAGGTATAGAGGATTTGATAATGCTTTCGCTATGTTTAATTACATTGGCTAGATACATCCCTTTAGGGGCTTCTTCTCCTTCTTTCAGGAGTTCACTCATGCACTCATGTATTTCTGCGGCGGTCAGTTTCATCATAGGTGGGTAAATGCTCAGGCTAAGCAGAAATAGTCCATAGGCATCGCAGTGAAGCCCGTTTTTCAAAGTATATTCCTTGCGACGGCTTCGCCTCTTTGCTGCCCCTTCCCACATATTCCGTATATTGTCCCTGTAATACTGGTATGCCTCCACGGTATCACAAAATGCCCTGTTTACTGCATCAGAAGAGATTTCTTCACCATTTTTTATGATACGAATGGCCAGATTGTAGCAATTTTTCTGCATCAGCTGAGGGGAAAGGACACTTTCCTGCACAATTTGCTCTATCTGTTCGTTAGGAATGGGGATATGCAATAAATCGAACCCCTTGCGGGCTATCTGTTCTAATTCCTCTTTTTTCCAAGGAAGCAAGTTTATAAAGACCGTACGTCCGATGAGGTCAGGATTGCGTTTGATAACGTCATCAGCGAAATGAGGCAGCGTTAGGAGAATGACCTTTAGTCCGTTGAAAAGCTCTGCTTTCAATATTCTGGACAGACAGAGCTGTGTTTCGGGGTTGATGTAATGGAAACCATCAATGACCAGCACCAAATCTCCGGCAATAAGTTTTTTCAGAGCCCAGGTGTTGTTTCGTATGATTTCGGGAATGATATTTTCCCTTTGGCTGCACAGACGTTCTGCTATCTGCTGCCAAAAATCTTCAACAGAGTTTATATGGGCACCACTAAGCTCAATGATTTTTTCTCCCGGCACAACTTTGCGATAGAGAACGGTCTTTCCCGTCATAGAGCTACCTGAAATAACTATCAAGCTCCCCACCTTTTGAAGAGCGCGTCTTAGTTTTGCCTCGTAGGTAGTCCCCCGCTTTTCTTGTCTATTTATGTATGTATAAGACGGCATAGTGTTAGGGCGAAATACATCTACAACATGGCATTCTTTCATATTCGCACCTCCTCGTAACATAATGTTTATAAAATTAGTATATCATGAATATGATTGCACTAATACACCACTATGGTTATAATATTGATTAGACGAGAAATTTCACAAGTATTCCTACAATAACAGAGAACCGAGGTATCATTATGGAAGAACACAAATATGATACAGAAACTGGTGTGGAACTAAAAAGGGATGTTAGACCTTTAACTATAAAATACCAAGGTCGTAGCAAAACCTTTGATATGCCCGGCTGGTATCCGGCAACGGATGAGTGCGATGCCACCTTTACCCAAGATGACCTAAAGGTATACGACAATGCCATCAAGGAATTAAAAGCAGAGGTGGAGCATCTGCTACTGCCAAATGAAATACGCACCATCCGCAAACGCTTAAATTTGACCCAAATTCAGGCCGGTCTTATCCTTGGCGGTGGAAAAAGAGCGTTTCAAAAGTACGAGAGCGGTGATATTCTCCCCAGTCGAGCAATATCAAATCTACTTAGGCTGCTCTCCATCAAGCCCTCCCTTCTAAAAGAGTTGCCAGCGGCAGACGAAGAATAATATCGTAAAAAAACCTTATTTTCACTGTTGGATATATTGGATATGTTGTTATTATTGAACAACATATCCAATATATCCAACTTATCCAACACATTTTCGAAAGGAACAAGTATATGTCAGAAACAAGCAATGAGAAAATACAAGAAGTAGGCCGTAACATACAGGAGAAAGCAGCATTGGTCTGGTCTGTGGCAGATGACCTGGTAGGGGCGTTCAAGCCTCACGAATATGGTCTTGTTGTGCTGCCCATGGCGGTTATCAAGCGCTTCCATGACTGTCTGCTGCCAACTCATGAACGGGTACTGGCAAAATACGAGGAAGTCAAGAATCTGGCCGTGAAGGAGGGCTTTTTGCGCGGTGCTTCCGGCTATCAGTTCTATAACACCAGCCCGTTTACGTTCAAGACTCTGGTAGCTGACCCGGAGAACATCGAGGACAACTTCAAGGCTTATCTGAACGGCTTTTCGGATAACGTGCTGGATATTCTGGCGCGCATGGATTTCACGTCACAGATTAATCGCATGGTGGAAGGCGGGCTCCTGTATCAGGTGATTTCTGACTTCAATTCGGAAAAGGCGGATTTCTCCCCGGAAAATGTCACGGCGGTGGATATGGGTTATATCTTTGAAAACCTTGTCCAGCGGTTCTCCGAGTCTTATAACGAGGAAGCAGGGGCGCACTTCACCAGCCGGGATATTATCTATCTTATGTGTGACTTGTTGGTGGCCGGGGACAGGAATGCCTTTGAAGAAGATGGCATCAGCAAGACTGTCTACGATATGACTATGGGCACCAGTCAGATGCTGACCTGCATGGAAGAACGACTCAAAGCTCTGGACAGCGAGGCTGACGTAGATGTTTTCGGTCAGGAGTTCAATCCCTTCACTTTCGGTATTGCCAAAGCAGATATGTTGATTCGTGGAGGAGACCCGGACAATATGCAGTTTGGCGATACGCTCTCGGATGATAAATTCAGCGGCTATGA
This genomic stretch from Selenomonas ruminantium subsp. lactilytica TAM6421 harbors:
- a CDS encoding AAA family ATPase — protein: MKLPIGIEDFAMLRQNNYYFVDKSLFIKDLLDRSPKVLVMTRPPRFGKSLLLSMPKYFFSSEYGKGNRHLFDGLAIEQAGSPYMDEQGEKPVVMISLKECRGTTWAQMLENLKSKMAALYQQYMFLMKNKAIRDVERRYFTAICNKSSNTASLEISLQQLLQFIKQHYHKPVVLLIDDYDMVIQQAWENDFYTEACTFMGNFLGSALKTNPALDFALLAGVLGIPDNNFFLGLNNVVTSSVVNESYPTTMGFTRDEVTKLASTFGQKQRLPEIAQWYGGYHYAGMEIYNPWSVISYFANHCRSQSYWDITINQAMLKQLIPKASHEQYNSLLQLHEGQNITAVIEDGSFYEDVGIDALYTLLLISGCLTAESSHWGPAGQECTLVIPNKETHILYRQEIFRHIS
- a CDS encoding ParA family protein, which encodes MRVVVFSNKKGGVGKTTSALATAAGLVKAGYKVLAIDMDGQGNFGVSSGGEKNVKGTYDFLKGDSLETVLQSNGVYDFIAGDKRLSNAEADFPRIGSESLLRKALKKVAGYDFVIIDTPPAMGLLTLNALVVADDLIICAQSDAYSVAGCMELFGNVELVRENYNENLNIAGILLTRYSTQTNISKQMLPLYEQAAQVMGAVVFNTKIRENIKLTESQVMNKPIYKYAPDSNGAKDYEAFLNEYLEGMKNNG
- the fic gene encoding protein adenylyltransferase Fic, with translation MDVNNKLGIEDSLYLAHEEERLTKKRALELHDKRMLYEFEVGTFAGLKSIHGYLFQDVYAFAGKLRTVNITKGYFRFVPVLYLAEALCNIDKMPQNTYEQIIDKYIEMNVAHPFREGNGRSTRIWLDVILKKELGQVIDWSKIDKEDYLFAMERSPVRNKEIMMLLKEALTNHIDDRQVYMKGIDASYKYEGYSTYKIEDL
- a CDS encoding replication initiation protein; this encodes MSEELDERRPIIYQSNPLVEGRQPFGAIEMRLFLLALQHVNPHVSKNDKFYDEAFKDLRLSPGQVKKVFGHGEYLNRLESICDGMAEKVVTLRDSDGGFTKYPIFGRIKYRPEDGLLIKFNEDMRPLILDILESGRGYTKLDAKQLFGLHSAYAVRLLELMLQYRGMMQNNIITRNIAIEDLRFLMNIEDGKYKHVGSFVQTVIETPINDINQSTEYNISYEKVRNGRKIIGFIFSLDCSEVTASQDVQRNIQLEMTPSKKERHGLSIKVVTQLTTLCGSNEEFEKRMEHALKLAEQRKPENLQGFLYNAIKENYRQQDLDTQAAIERELTAIKENNEWEQVAKKLFGGEVAIDESKEEIPFDKKNKIEAAIVKVICKELRDRKLSFTSRSRLEDHNMSVERFLELYA
- a CDS encoding type II toxin-antitoxin system MqsA family antitoxin — its product is MEEHKYDTETGVELKRDVRPLTIKYQGRSKTFDMPGWYPATDECDATFTQDDLKVYDNAIKELKAEVEHLLLPNEIRTIRKRLNLTQIQAGLILGGGKRAFQKYESGDILPSRAISNLLRLLSIKPSLLKELPAADEE